In a single window of the Olivibacter sp. SDN3 genome:
- a CDS encoding LiaF domain-containing protein: MNDYKGPQRKSNSGRIWVGLIIIIIGFSMLTKTLGFMFHFPNWLFSWPMWLIVIGLIIGAKNNFKKPASFVLIFIGCFFLTERVADISLGRFFWPMFIIILGCWLIAGRNKRNNYFSPNDPPRDPLNEDKDDYTNYGTDHNYGNEMDWDKRVDDPTLANEPTEEETTSNGFHEKRTHYSNKYPEDFIDSVSVFGQVKKNIYSKNFKGGDVVNIMGGADINLMQADIQQPVILEVVQIFGGTTIIVPAHWKVNPEMTAIFGGVEDKRFVNNIAVDNHKNLIIRGTSIFGGITVKSI, translated from the coding sequence ATGAACGATTATAAAGGTCCGCAACGTAAGTCTAACTCTGGCAGAATCTGGGTAGGACTGATTATTATTATCATTGGGTTTTCGATGTTGACTAAAACATTAGGTTTTATGTTTCATTTCCCCAACTGGTTGTTCTCATGGCCTATGTGGCTTATTGTAATAGGTCTAATTATTGGTGCTAAAAACAATTTTAAAAAGCCTGCTTCTTTTGTTCTGATATTTATCGGCTGTTTCTTTCTAACTGAGCGAGTAGCCGACATTAGCTTGGGACGATTTTTTTGGCCTATGTTTATCATCATTCTCGGTTGCTGGTTAATTGCCGGCAGGAACAAACGCAACAACTATTTTAGCCCAAACGATCCGCCGAGAGATCCACTGAACGAAGATAAAGACGACTATACAAACTACGGTACCGACCATAACTATGGTAACGAAATGGACTGGGATAAAAGAGTAGACGATCCAACATTGGCTAATGAACCAACGGAAGAGGAAACAACGTCTAACGGTTTTCATGAGAAGCGCACACACTATTCGAACAAATATCCAGAGGACTTCATCGATTCTGTTTCTGTTTTCGGGCAAGTCAAAAAAAACATTTATTCAAAGAACTTTAAAGGTGGTGATGTAGTCAATATTATGGGTGGAGCGGATATCAACCTCATGCAAGCAGATATTCAACAACCCGTCATATTAGAGGTTGTTCAGATTTTTGGAGGAACTACTATTATCGTACCCGCTCATTGGAAAGTAAATCCAGAAATGACTGCAATATTTGGAGGAGTAGAAGATAAACGTTTTGTAAACAATATCGCTGTCGATAATCATAAAAATCTGATCATAAGAGGAACTTCCATCTTTGGAGGCATTACCGTTAAAAGTATTTAG
- a CDS encoding glucoamylase family protein gives MNKTYFTFFLFINCFLFQARGETYPEVLFDNSVMPKSYFYSQSTFSGDSWINSMNGHLPVSDTVFFTPGNALLLNYVSGTEGLWQAEINYRGESGYSFNKNDILIFKIFASADTEVNELPGIQLKQGENRSQLISLQKYITNYQDNTWLSIMIPVKDIDNLDENASITSILFEQENNDGKEHHVFIDQIEFLPAKTPEMRLTGKAMLTAVTAYERHVDITWQLPLTPSIRYIKIYRSEDNENFTPIAIRPIYFDKYTDFVPRTDVSYYYKIAWVDYKYRESPFSEIKKADTKLASDDELLEAVERAHIAYFTAETEFNSGMHKVNPLVSDAQVSVKGTGLGILTQIIGAERQFVPRQVVLDRLIKIVDFLGNATKYHGAFPELLDGRTGSPISGDSCQIAADLESTAYLMQGLLVSRNYFDQDEGLEQELREKVTALWEDVDWRVFKKDEESVHLYDQWSPACFFDHAKPLGGYNGSFIAYLLAIASPSSSMSTDIYFDGYKQPLEYVGPAVGRFSSSPMDTIVTDQETKQSQIFRKDTFGDDSTYYGMSLNAGKLSSSLIDLQQPFLAFDPRGKVDSGVDYERNQTNLANIFYRAALDKSEKFVSLTDVLWPQTTNDSLMSAKFSPSSAIATYPFTPTIALDALKNYYRNLGAFLWTEYGFRDEFDFKNNWVSEDFNAVNQAVVPVMLENGRTGLIWDLFMKDPDISNAATKLFGDTED, from the coding sequence ATGAACAAAACATACTTTACTTTTTTTTTATTTATTAATTGTTTCCTTTTCCAAGCTAGGGGAGAGACCTACCCAGAAGTGCTTTTTGATAATAGCGTGATGCCCAAAAGCTATTTTTATTCGCAATCAACTTTTAGCGGCGATAGTTGGATTAATAGTATGAATGGGCATCTTCCAGTTTCAGATACTGTTTTTTTTACACCGGGGAATGCTTTGCTGCTGAATTATGTGTCAGGGACCGAAGGGCTATGGCAGGCAGAAATTAACTATAGAGGCGAATCAGGCTATTCATTTAATAAAAACGATATCCTTATCTTTAAAATTTTTGCAAGTGCAGACACTGAAGTAAATGAATTGCCAGGTATTCAGCTTAAGCAAGGAGAAAATCGATCGCAATTGATTAGTCTGCAGAAATACATTACTAATTATCAAGATAATACTTGGTTGTCTATCATGATTCCAGTAAAGGATATCGATAATCTGGACGAAAATGCTTCTATAACTAGCATCTTGTTTGAGCAAGAGAACAATGATGGTAAAGAGCATCATGTATTTATTGATCAAATTGAATTTTTACCTGCCAAAACACCTGAGATGAGACTCACAGGTAAAGCAATGCTCACTGCTGTTACCGCTTATGAAAGGCATGTAGATATTACATGGCAGCTACCATTGACTCCCAGTATTCGTTATATTAAAATATATCGATCAGAAGATAATGAAAATTTCACTCCAATTGCGATTAGACCAATCTATTTTGATAAGTATACTGATTTTGTTCCGAGAACAGATGTAAGCTATTATTATAAAATTGCCTGGGTAGACTATAAATATAGGGAATCTCCTTTTTCGGAAATAAAGAAAGCGGATACGAAACTTGCCTCTGACGATGAATTGTTGGAAGCTGTAGAGCGTGCGCACATTGCTTATTTTACAGCTGAGACGGAGTTCAACAGTGGAATGCATAAAGTAAATCCGTTAGTTAGCGATGCGCAAGTGTCGGTTAAAGGAACTGGTTTAGGCATTTTGACACAGATTATTGGTGCTGAAAGGCAGTTTGTTCCTCGACAGGTAGTGCTTGATCGACTAATAAAAATAGTTGATTTTCTGGGAAATGCTACTAAATATCATGGCGCTTTCCCGGAGCTATTAGATGGAAGAACTGGATCTCCCATTTCTGGTGATTCGTGTCAGATAGCTGCCGATTTAGAGTCGACCGCTTATTTAATGCAGGGGTTGCTGGTTTCACGGAATTATTTTGATCAAGATGAAGGCCTGGAGCAGGAATTAAGAGAGAAGGTTACGGCTTTATGGGAAGATGTTGATTGGAGAGTATTTAAAAAGGATGAAGAAAGTGTTCATTTGTACGACCAATGGTCGCCAGCATGTTTTTTTGATCATGCAAAACCTTTGGGAGGGTATAACGGCAGCTTTATAGCCTATCTTTTAGCAATAGCTTCCCCAAGTAGCAGTATGTCTACGGATATTTATTTTGACGGGTATAAGCAGCCGCTGGAGTACGTCGGTCCAGCTGTCGGACGATTTTCTTCATCGCCAATGGACACTATAGTTACCGATCAAGAGACGAAGCAAAGTCAGATTTTTAGAAAAGACACCTTTGGTGACGACAGTACTTATTACGGTATGAGCTTAAATGCAGGAAAACTATCCTCTTCACTGATTGATTTACAGCAACCTTTTTTAGCGTTCGACCCGCGGGGTAAAGTAGATAGCGGAGTTGATTATGAACGTAATCAAACAAATTTGGCCAATATTTTTTATCGTGCCGCCCTAGACAAAAGCGAGAAATTTGTTAGTCTCACAGATGTATTGTGGCCACAGACTACTAATGATTCTTTAATGTCTGCTAAGTTTAGCCCTTCGTCGGCAATTGCAACTTACCCCTTTACACCAACTATTGCCTTGGATGCCTTGAAGAACTATTATCGCAACCTCGGAGCATTCCTTTGGACTGAATATGGTTTTAGGGATGAATTTGATTTTAAGAATAATTGGGTTTCTGAAGATTTTAACGCTGTTAACCAGGCGGTCGTGCCGGTGATGCTCGAAAATGGGCGTACGGGGCTTATTTGGGATCTGTTTATGAAGGATCCGGATATAAGTAATGCAGCAACGAAATTGTTTGGAGATACTGAGGACTAG
- a CDS encoding DUF2490 domain-containing protein, which produces MSSNLTFYRYFFLCITTLFLNFVNCHAQENQFGNWTGWFNNVKFNNRWGMNNDIQFRGGRNWNSNSLLLIRPGVNYYIANHQTASVGYATTLVTNELNTGQRRLTEHRIWEQYLINDKIFNIFLQHRFRFEQRFLKRPDETIFSQRIRYFIRGIIPLVTPINERFTNGMFCSLQNELFFNVQNKGALNGSFFDQNRAYASIGYRFSPKYDLEIGYMNQFILRRSPQANLSTHIAQIAFYTRL; this is translated from the coding sequence ATGTCTTCAAACCTAACATTTTACCGCTATTTTTTTTTATGTATTACTACATTATTCTTAAATTTTGTCAATTGTCATGCTCAAGAAAACCAATTTGGAAACTGGACCGGATGGTTCAACAATGTCAAATTCAACAATCGATGGGGAATGAATAATGACATTCAGTTTCGGGGAGGTAGAAACTGGAACAGCAATTCATTACTTTTAATTAGGCCGGGCGTCAATTACTATATAGCAAACCATCAAACCGCATCCGTAGGATATGCCACAACATTGGTTACAAATGAGCTAAATACTGGACAGCGACGATTGACAGAACATCGCATCTGGGAACAATACCTAATCAACGACAAGATCTTCAATATTTTTTTACAACACCGTTTCAGATTTGAGCAACGTTTTTTAAAAAGACCAGACGAAACTATTTTTTCCCAACGGATAAGGTACTTTATTCGAGGGATCATTCCTCTTGTAACACCTATAAACGAGCGTTTTACCAATGGCATGTTTTGCTCTTTACAGAACGAGCTTTTTTTCAACGTCCAGAATAAAGGAGCACTTAACGGAAGCTTTTTTGACCAGAATAGAGCATACGCATCAATTGGATATAGGTTTTCACCAAAGTACGATCTCGAAATAGGGTATATGAATCAATTTATCTTAAGGCGATCTCCACAAGCAAATTTATCTACACATATCGCCCAGATTGCATTTTACACCAGATTGTAA
- a CDS encoding MFS transporter, giving the protein MSTVNKHKISKRRLKAIFGGSIGNLVEWYDWYAYSAFALYFSAAFFPENNSTAQLLNTAAIFAVGFLMRPLGGYVFGTIADKYGRKKSMTLSVLLMSFGSLLIAFTPTYHQIGLFAPAVLLIARLLQGLSVGGEYGVSATYLTEMATPDRRGFYSSFQYVTLIGGQLIALGVQLLLQRVLLSDAEILAWGWRIPFVIGAVLAVVALYLRRHLDETRAFQLQQKQVNNSESSIKLLLEHPKAVLTVVGLTLGGTLAFYTYSTYMQKFLVNTVHLSREESTLISFLSLFIFACLQPVFGLLSDRIGRKPLLLGFGILGVLCTVPLLTLLQETQDVWQAFWLLLTALMIVSGYTSINAVVKAELFPAQVRALGVGLPYALTVAIFGGSAEYVALWFKHIGHESYYYWYITACIFCSLLVYTFMKDTKATSKLNDDPHG; this is encoded by the coding sequence ATGAGTACTGTAAATAAGCATAAAATTTCAAAGCGAAGATTAAAAGCGATTTTTGGAGGATCTATTGGAAATCTGGTGGAGTGGTATGACTGGTATGCCTATTCTGCTTTTGCGCTATATTTTTCTGCTGCTTTTTTCCCCGAGAACAACTCTACTGCCCAACTACTTAATACCGCAGCAATATTCGCGGTAGGTTTTTTAATGCGACCGTTAGGCGGCTACGTTTTCGGAACAATTGCCGATAAATATGGGCGTAAAAAATCGATGACTTTGTCTGTTTTACTCATGTCGTTTGGCTCTTTACTTATTGCCTTTACGCCCACCTATCATCAGATTGGCCTGTTTGCGCCTGCAGTTTTACTTATTGCCCGATTATTACAAGGGCTTAGTGTAGGCGGAGAATATGGTGTTTCTGCTACCTATTTAACAGAAATGGCTACTCCGGACAGAAGAGGGTTTTACTCCAGTTTTCAGTATGTTACACTCATCGGGGGGCAACTGATTGCTTTGGGGGTTCAGCTGTTATTACAGCGCGTTTTGCTGAGTGACGCGGAAATATTGGCCTGGGGTTGGCGCATACCTTTTGTTATAGGGGCAGTGTTAGCAGTAGTTGCATTGTATTTACGTCGGCATCTCGATGAAACCAGAGCTTTCCAGTTGCAACAAAAGCAGGTAAATAACAGTGAGTCTTCTATAAAGCTGTTGTTAGAACATCCTAAAGCTGTCTTAACAGTTGTGGGGCTAACCTTGGGGGGGACGCTTGCTTTTTACACTTATTCGACTTATATGCAAAAATTTCTCGTCAACACTGTTCATTTATCAAGAGAAGAATCGACACTGATTTCTTTTTTGTCCTTGTTTATTTTTGCTTGTCTGCAGCCGGTTTTTGGATTACTATCCGATAGAATCGGAAGAAAACCACTATTGCTCGGTTTTGGCATACTAGGTGTTTTATGTACGGTGCCGTTACTTACGTTATTGCAGGAAACACAAGACGTATGGCAAGCTTTTTGGTTGTTGTTAACGGCTTTGATGATAGTGAGTGGTTATACCAGTATCAATGCTGTTGTGAAGGCAGAGCTCTTCCCTGCGCAAGTTCGTGCCTTAGGAGTAGGTCTGCCATATGCATTAACCGTGGCTATTTTTGGAGGATCTGCGGAATATGTGGCATTATGGTTTAAACATATAGGTCATGAATCATACTATTATTGGTATATAACAGCCTGCATTTTCTGTTCGCTACTCGTATACACGTTCATGAAGGATACTAAGGCGACCTCAAAGTTAAATGACGACCCGCACGGTTAA
- a CDS encoding DUF6588 family protein, with the protein MKSKGKIAFFVKVNVLVLYALFGFKHVSGQSLQDYEIQLRDLERFGNSYFAAYTNLFSSNFGFSLNQGWPGGSIPKKSGHISLSVVGNTAVIPINDNNRFIATNQLYQTPGVSTSLLTPSLFTDADGGNIGFYLLDPSTNNRLVNPINGDYLRANFNMMDGLGTNVGVTPFLMPQLSVSLGKSTEILLRALPLSLVSDNGRIGVSAWGGAVRHELSQWFAANDDPAFSVNILFSYMKNRVDFTPNGERFLTFNNEYFNTEGTKVVLSHETHTKQALMFFNYKLPKLIQIYAHGGVIDQRSNLGSDGIFRLNIKNEFISDVVDDGHIEFSNLFSSKLTNTVPAGGVGLLLGRGFLQTEAQYTYANTHIASLALRINLFKGD; encoded by the coding sequence ATGAAGAGTAAAGGAAAAATAGCTTTTTTTGTAAAGGTTAATGTATTGGTGTTATATGCGTTGTTCGGTTTTAAACACGTTTCCGGACAATCCTTGCAAGACTATGAAATACAGTTAAGAGACTTAGAGCGTTTTGGTAACAGTTATTTTGCAGCATACACTAATCTCTTTTCGTCGAATTTTGGTTTTTCGTTGAATCAGGGATGGCCGGGTGGGAGTATTCCTAAGAAATCAGGACATATTTCACTAAGCGTGGTGGGTAATACAGCGGTTATTCCTATAAATGATAATAATCGTTTTATCGCAACCAATCAGCTTTACCAAACTCCTGGCGTAAGCACATCGCTGTTAACACCCAGTTTGTTTACGGATGCTGACGGTGGAAATATCGGTTTTTATTTGTTAGATCCTAGTACGAACAACCGTTTAGTTAATCCGATAAATGGCGACTATTTAAGGGCTAATTTTAATATGATGGATGGGTTGGGTACAAATGTTGGTGTTACTCCCTTTCTGATGCCTCAATTAAGCGTTAGTTTGGGGAAGAGTACCGAAATTCTATTAAGAGCCCTTCCTTTATCGTTAGTCTCCGATAACGGGCGCATTGGGGTTTCCGCTTGGGGTGGAGCTGTGCGGCATGAGTTGTCACAATGGTTTGCGGCAAATGATGATCCTGCTTTCTCCGTTAATATTTTATTTTCTTATATGAAGAATAGAGTAGATTTTACACCGAATGGCGAGCGGTTTCTTACCTTTAATAATGAGTATTTTAATACCGAGGGAACGAAAGTGGTATTATCTCATGAAACACATACCAAGCAGGCCTTAATGTTTTTCAACTATAAACTTCCAAAACTGATTCAAATTTATGCGCATGGAGGAGTTATTGATCAGCGCAGTAATTTAGGCAGTGATGGCATCTTTAGGTTAAATATAAAAAATGAATTTATTAGTGATGTAGTGGATGACGGGCATATCGAGTTTTCTAATCTATTTTCCTCTAAGCTTACCAATACCGTACCTGCCGGAGGTGTAGGCCTTCTGCTTGGAAGAGGCTTTCTTCAGACTGAGGCACAATATACCTATGCCAATACACATATTGCTTCCTTAGCCTTACGCATTAATCTTTTTAAAGGCGATTAA
- the rpsU gene encoding 30S ribosomal protein S21 — MIIVNVKDGESLDKALKRFKKKFEKTGVLRELRSRQAYEKKSVARRTQIKKAIYKQSLNQDTV; from the coding sequence ATGATTATCGTAAATGTAAAAGATGGTGAGTCGTTAGATAAAGCCTTGAAACGTTTTAAGAAGAAATTTGAGAAAACAGGAGTGTTAAGAGAGCTTCGTTCGCGCCAGGCTTACGAGAAAAAATCTGTTGCCCGCCGTACTCAAATTAAAAAAGCTATCTACAAGCAATCGTTGAACCAGGATACGGTCTAG
- a CDS encoding XRE family transcriptional regulator, which translates to MIDKLDRAKLGSLFKELRLLKNMTLEQFYGDITTHVNNLSAIENGGRVIGKRLAKDIINYHNISFKWLSEKEGKPFLSNVPYQIYKQERNITRLRQEPSEGEVPYYHLQLSEMVFDGPEAFQEAPEFYVNFRPFNDCTAYLPIYGDSMYPKFASGEIIAIKEVINQEVILWGEAYLVVTNKLANNMVTLKLLYEHEESDKLILRASNPNFKGDTVIDKRAISKLFIVKGKITRNQL; encoded by the coding sequence ATGATTGATAAATTGGATAGAGCGAAGCTCGGTTCATTGTTTAAAGAGCTGCGTTTGCTTAAAAATATGACGTTAGAGCAATTTTATGGAGATATTACAACGCATGTCAATAATTTATCTGCCATTGAAAATGGTGGGAGGGTAATAGGGAAGAGGTTGGCAAAAGATATTATAAATTATCATAATATAAGTTTTAAATGGTTGTCGGAAAAGGAAGGCAAGCCTTTTTTATCCAATGTTCCTTATCAAATATATAAACAGGAGAGAAATATTACCCGACTGAGGCAAGAACCTTCGGAGGGAGAAGTGCCTTATTATCATCTTCAGTTATCGGAAATGGTGTTTGACGGGCCGGAAGCATTCCAGGAAGCGCCGGAGTTTTATGTTAATTTTCGTCCGTTTAATGATTGCACAGCTTATTTACCTATCTATGGTGATAGTATGTATCCGAAGTTTGCAAGCGGAGAAATTATAGCCATTAAGGAAGTAATAAATCAGGAGGTAATCCTGTGGGGAGAAGCCTACCTTGTTGTAACTAATAAATTAGCTAATAATATGGTAACTTTAAAACTCCTTTATGAACATGAAGAGTCAGACAAGCTGATTCTAAGGGCTTCAAATCCAAACTTTAAAGGAGATACAGTGATAGACAAACGAGCCATTTCGAAATTATTTATTGTAAAGGGTAAGATTACGAGAAATCAATTGTAA
- a CDS encoding tyrosine-type recombinase/integrase: protein MYLDKFISFLTFEKRYSAHTVKAYEKDISMYLEFWKMEGIGFDELTHKDVRFYLSGLMENKLGASSVNRILSSLRTYYKFLQREGLHEENPMLLLKAVKTPKKLPVVVEEGKMDVLLADDVFFAKNFEGIRDRLIIELLFGTGMRLSELVHLKEEDVDLYQRTIRILGKRNKERIVPLLEGLEKLISAYLLSKKNEKFDNNCLTLVVTKKGKPVYPGLVYRVVTNYLSLITSQQKKSPHVLRHSFATALLNRGADLNAIKELLGHANLVATQVYTHNSVERLKSIYKQAHPKA from the coding sequence ATGTATTTGGATAAGTTCATTTCTTTTTTAACGTTCGAGAAGCGTTATTCTGCTCATACTGTGAAAGCTTATGAGAAAGATATATCCATGTATTTAGAATTCTGGAAGATGGAAGGGATTGGCTTTGACGAATTGACACACAAAGATGTGCGGTTTTATCTTTCAGGACTTATGGAGAATAAGTTAGGAGCCTCTTCTGTTAATAGAATATTATCTTCTTTACGGACATACTACAAATTTTTACAGCGGGAGGGGCTTCATGAAGAGAATCCAATGCTGCTGTTGAAGGCGGTGAAAACCCCAAAAAAATTACCGGTAGTTGTTGAAGAGGGAAAGATGGACGTGTTGTTGGCAGATGATGTTTTTTTTGCGAAAAATTTTGAAGGGATAAGAGACCGTTTAATTATAGAATTGCTTTTTGGAACAGGCATGCGTCTTTCTGAATTAGTGCACCTAAAGGAAGAAGACGTGGATCTTTATCAGCGTACCATCCGTATTTTAGGTAAGCGGAATAAGGAGCGTATCGTGCCATTGTTGGAAGGTTTAGAAAAACTGATCAGCGCGTATTTATTATCAAAAAAAAATGAGAAATTTGATAACAATTGTTTAACTTTAGTCGTTACTAAAAAAGGTAAGCCAGTCTATCCAGGACTTGTTTATCGGGTAGTAACGAATTATCTGTCGCTGATAACTTCACAGCAAAAAAAGAGCCCTCACGTGTTAAGGCACAGCTTTGCTACTGCTTTATTAAACCGGGGTGCTGATTTGAATGCTATAAAGGAGCTGTTGGGCCACGCGAATTTGGTAGCCACACAGGTGTATACACACAATTCAGTTGAACGATTAAAATCTATTTACAAACAAGCTCATCCCAAAGCTTAA
- the hpf gene encoding ribosome hibernation-promoting factor, HPF/YfiA family produces the protein MNITTQSIQFKADKKLIDFIQRRVDKLDQFFDQIIAGECYLKLENVEDEANKITEFKLNIPGNQLFAKGRAKSFEEATDLAIESLRRQVNKHKTKTRTKVSHHKEVLVEAQQEAFG, from the coding sequence ATGAACATTACCACGCAATCAATTCAATTTAAAGCTGACAAGAAATTGATAGACTTTATTCAACGTCGTGTGGACAAATTGGACCAGTTTTTTGACCAGATAATAGCTGGAGAATGTTATCTGAAACTGGAAAATGTTGAAGATGAAGCTAATAAAATAACGGAGTTTAAGCTTAACATACCTGGAAATCAGCTTTTCGCTAAAGGTCGGGCAAAAAGTTTTGAAGAAGCTACAGATTTAGCGATAGAGTCATTGCGTAGGCAGGTAAATAAACATAAGACGAAAACGCGAACGAAGGTAAGCCATCATAAAGAAGTACTAGTGGAAGCTCAACAAGAAGCTTTTGGTTAG
- the tuf gene encoding elongation factor Tu, translating to MAKEKFDRSKPHLNIGTIGHVDHGKTTTTAAITKVLADAGLSEARSFDSIDSAPEEKERGITINTAHVEYSTANRHYAHVDCPGHADYVKNMVTGAAQMDGAIIVVAATDGPMPQTREHILLARQVGVPALVVFMNKTDLVDDPELLDLVEMEVRELLSFYEYPGDDIPVIKGSALGALNGEQQWVDKIMELMDAVDNHIPIPPRLTDLPFLMPIEDVFSITGRGTVATGRIERGVINSGDPVEILGMGAENLKSTVTGVEMFRKILDYGEAGDNVGLLLRGIEKTDIRRGMVICKPGSVTPHTEFKAEVYVLSKAEGGRHTPFFNKYRPQFYFRTTDVTGEITLQEGVEMVMPGDNVTINVKLINAIAMEKGLRFAIREGGRTVGAGQVTEIVA from the coding sequence ATGGCAAAAGAGAAATTTGACCGCAGTAAACCACACTTAAATATTGGTACAATCGGTCACGTTGACCACGGTAAAACCACTACAACTGCTGCTATCACTAAAGTATTGGCTGATGCAGGTTTATCAGAAGCTCGCTCATTTGATTCGATTGACTCAGCTCCTGAAGAAAAAGAACGTGGTATCACTATCAATACAGCACACGTTGAATACTCAACTGCAAACCGTCACTATGCTCACGTTGACTGTCCAGGTCACGCTGACTATGTGAAAAACATGGTTACTGGTGCTGCGCAGATGGACGGAGCTATTATCGTGGTAGCTGCAACAGACGGACCAATGCCTCAAACACGCGAGCACATTTTGTTGGCTCGCCAGGTAGGTGTTCCCGCACTTGTAGTTTTTATGAATAAAACAGACTTAGTTGATGATCCTGAATTGTTAGACTTAGTTGAAATGGAAGTTCGTGAATTATTATCATTCTACGAATATCCAGGTGATGATATTCCTGTAATCAAAGGATCTGCACTTGGCGCATTGAATGGAGAGCAACAGTGGGTGGATAAAATTATGGAGTTGATGGATGCTGTAGATAATCACATCCCTATTCCTCCACGTTTGACTGATTTGCCTTTCTTGATGCCTATCGAAGACGTGTTCTCAATTACCGGTCGTGGTACAGTTGCTACAGGTCGTATTGAGCGTGGTGTGATCAATAGTGGTGATCCTGTTGAGATCTTAGGAATGGGTGCAGAGAACTTGAAATCTACCGTAACTGGAGTTGAGATGTTCCGCAAGATCTTAGATTATGGAGAAGCCGGGGATAACGTAGGTTTGTTATTACGTGGTATTGAGAAAACGGATATCCGTCGTGGTATGGTAATCTGTAAACCAGGTAGCGTAACTCCTCACACAGAATTTAAAGCTGAAGTTTACGTTTTATCGAAAGCTGAAGGTGGTCGTCATACGCCGTTTTTCAACAAATATCGCCCACAGTTCTATTTCCGTACCACTGATGTAACTGGAGAAATCACGTTACAGGAAGGTGTAGAAATGGTTATGCCTGGTGATAACGTTACTATTAATGTGAAGTTGATTAACGCGATTGCTATGGAAAAAGGTCTACGTTTCGCTATCCGTGAGGGTGGTAGAACCGTAGGTGCTGGTCAGGTTACTGAAATTGTAGCTTAA
- the secE gene encoding preprotein translocase subunit SecE has product MANVLDFIKDSYHEMTQKVSWPTWPELQNSAVIVLIASIIIALIVLAMDQSSSAILKLIYGTAA; this is encoded by the coding sequence ATGGCAAACGTACTTGATTTTATAAAAGACTCTTATCACGAGATGACTCAGAAAGTTTCTTGGCCGACTTGGCCGGAGCTACAGAACTCTGCTGTGATTGTACTTATTGCATCGATTATCATTGCGCTCATTGTGTTGGCAATGGATCAATCATCAAGTGCGATATTGAAACTCATTTACGGTACAGCAGCCTAA
- the nusG gene encoding transcription termination/antitermination protein NusG translates to MADQQLKWYVVRAVSGKEKKVKQYIEAEINRLGINHLVPQVLIPMEKYFQMREGKKIAKERNYYPGYVLLEAALDGELEHIIKNINSVIGFLGDKAGNAIPLRQTEVNRILGTVDEMSEQGEMMNVPYYVGEAVKVTDGPFNGFSGEIEEVNEEKKKLKVMVKVFGRKTPLELNYMQVEKE, encoded by the coding sequence ATGGCAGATCAGCAATTGAAATGGTACGTTGTACGCGCCGTTAGCGGTAAAGAAAAAAAAGTTAAACAATATATTGAAGCGGAAATCAATCGCTTAGGTATTAATCATTTGGTTCCACAGGTATTGATTCCGATGGAAAAATATTTCCAAATGCGTGAAGGGAAAAAGATAGCGAAAGAGCGAAATTATTACCCTGGTTATGTGCTACTTGAGGCTGCGCTTGACGGTGAGCTAGAGCACATTATCAAAAATATAAATAGCGTAATTGGCTTTTTAGGTGATAAGGCCGGAAATGCAATTCCTTTGCGTCAGACCGAAGTTAATAGAATACTTGGTACAGTTGATGAGATGAGCGAACAAGGAGAGATGATGAATGTACCGTATTATGTTGGAGAGGCAGTGAAGGTTACCGATGGACCTTTTAATGGTTTCTCTGGCGAGATTGAGGAAGTTAACGAGGAGAAAAAGAAACTGAAGGTGATGGTAAAGGTCTTTGGACGGAAAACACCATTGGAGCTGAATTACATGCAGGTGGAGAAAGAGTAG